TGGGGCCACACCCCTATGACATCACTAGAGTTGAAGGATAGGGCAAGGTCAGTTAGGCAAACAAACGTTCCAGTCTGGACTGACTTAAAGAAATGTCATAAGCGAACAGTACCTTGGCGATATCATCCAATAATTATTCCTATGACTTGCTAGCATACATTTTGTTGACCCTATGCAGGGTTTTGTGTTCCATATTGAGAAATCAAGTGTGTCGGTCAGACAGTAAAACATATCTAGAGGGAGGGTTCAGTGAACACACAACGGCCTGTAAAGAGGGTATGTTTATTCTAGATTGAGAGGCAGCCAGACAGTGTGGTAGGGAGTTAAATGCTGTGTTGTGACGCTGCCTTGGCACCGAGGCCCTTAGCAGAAGGAGGGAGGTGACTTTACCTGCTGCCaatgctgtgtgtctgtgtgcgcgcaCGTTTGTTTTTATGTGTGTTACAGTGCACGTGTGTCTGCTGTCTCGTAGTCCCTCTGGGGTTCTTAGTTTTTGGCTCCTGAGCAATGAGACAtgttagtcctctcctctctggggccAGGACCACAGCAGTGACATGTAATTAAAACAATTTGTCCTCCGGTGAAAGCCATTCCATTAGGCTGAACAGTAGGAGGTACTTGCCTGGCTTGCACACtgttaaaacacacacattctcacacacactctgtatcAGCATGCTCTAAGGCTCTGGAGAAAGGCTTGTCCACAGGAATTCACTTCTACATGTTGGTTTCCTGTTCTCTTCTTCGTTAGGGAAAGTTCCAGGCCCCTAAGTTTCACTTGCCACAACGAGAAGCCctgacgtagtgtgtgtgtggtgcggcGTGCATGTGCTCATTGTCTTGCTGTATTGCAATACTAGCTGGTTCTTGTGAGATGGGAAGGTTAGGTGTTACAGAAATAGCTTCCTCCTGGCAACTCAGATGGGTGTTGGAACAGTTCTGAATAAACAGTAAAGAACTTTAATCACACTATTAGCAACAACATTGTATTAAAATGTGATATACTACTTTGGTAATGGCGTTTGTAATTACACAACATGAGTTGGGACTTTCTTATTCCACTACTGAACTTCTATAGAATTAAAAAGTAATACTAATGAGTAAAGTTTAGACTGACATGGCTACAGTTCCCCTTTTTTCTGACTGTGTTTGTGTCCATGCTGAGCAACCCCTATGGGAAGGGGGACTTAGCAAGCCCACGAAACAAGTGAAAACATCATGAGTTTGTTTACAGGGTCAACCCATATTTCCCAGTGGTCTGACTCTCCCCGAGTGGAAACGTCCTTTTATGTCAAGGAGGAGGGGCCTGCCTTAGTCAATCTCCATGACACATCCTCTACTTATGCGTCATTTTGGGGACATTTTCCTATCAATAATACATGCCCTGGCTATGGAGATGAGCCATCGCTACACAACCGCCACCAACCCTCCTCAGGTGACCGTGTGGCGAGCGCTTTGGTACCGGACCCGGTTGCCATGGCAGTGTGACGGAGGCACGGAGCCCCTAGCAGCAGCCAGGTCCAAGCAACGCTTGTTCTGTGTTCCCGGCCTTTCTCATAGGAGTATTGCCaatcacctctccacctctcactcatTGGCTGCTAGCTTGTCTCTTGTCCCTGTGTGAGTGGTTTACACAGCCTATCAGTCAGTAATGTGTCATTTCAATATAGAAGGCTTGTACCATCTTGAAGTAACACAATATGTGCTCATAGGCCCTTTAAGGCAAACTGGTTACAACTAGGGATCGTTGTCTTTCTGGTGGTATAGCAGAGCTGACAACTAACTCATTTAATGTACAAAGACCCAATGACCCGATTATTAACTGGTTGATAGCAGCGTTGTGTTGATAGTGTGTTCGTGGTTGCTGGGAACTTCTGCAGGCTGCATGCTTCACTGCGGTTAATGTAGATGATGACTGTACTGCCTGTGATTTGGCCTTTGCAATAATACTGAGGATACTGTATTCACCTCTGTCCCTTCACTGTACTCCCaccgcactcactcacacacacactctctcactcatcACTCTGCACTCTCTGAATGTTACGGAGTTTTGCTATGGTGCTGTTCATTCAGTGATTCTTGCAATGCTGCCTGGGATGTGTCGTTGGTTCCTGCTGCAGTAGGTAGTTAGCGCTGCTGTCAAAATGTGCTCATAAAGGGAGCGGTGGGGAGGgtctgtattagaggtcgaccgattaattgtaaagatttcaagttttcaaaacaattggaaatcggtatttttgggcgccgatagtgaccattatttttttatgtatacctttatttaactaggcaagtcggttaagaacacattcttattttcaatgacggccgaggaacggtgggttaactgcctcgttctggggctgaacgacagattttcacattgtcagctcgggggatccaatcttgcaactttacagttaactagtccaattctataaccacctgcctctcgttgcactccacaaggttacgtgaatgcagtagaaggtaagttgctagctagcaataaacttatcttataaaaaacaatccatcaatcataatcactagttttagctacacatggttgatgatattactagtttatctagcgtgtcctgcgttgcatataatctatGCAActctgggggatgatttaacaaaagagcatttgcaaaaaaagcacaatcgttggacgactgtacctaaccataaacaccaatgcctttcttaaaatcaatgcacagaagtatatatttttaaacctgcatatttagctaaaagaaatccaggttagcaggcaatattaaccaggtgaaattgtgtcacttctcttgcgttcattgcacacagagtcagggtatatgcaacagtttgggctgcctggctcattgcgaactaatttgccagaattttacgtaattatgacaacattgaaggttgtgcaatgtaataggaatatttagacttagggatacCACCCGTTAGattaaaataccgaacggttccgtatttcactgaaataataaacgttttgttttcgaaattatagtttacggattcgaccatattaatgacctatggctcgtatttctatgtgttatcttataattaagtctatgatttgacagagcagtctgactgagcgatggcaggcagcagcaggctcgtaagcattcattcaaacagcactttagtgcgttttgccagcagctcttcgcaagcacagcgctgtttatgacttcaagcctatcagcctaatggctggtgtaaccaatgtgaaatggctagctagttagcggggtgcgctcATAGCATTTCaatcgtcactcgctctgagacttggagtagttattccccttgctctccgcggcttttgtggagcgatgggtaacgctgatttgagtgtggctgttgtcgatgtgttcctggttcgagcccaggtaggggcgcggagagggacggaagctatactgttacactggcaatactaaagtgcctataagaacatccaatagtcaaaggtaaattaaatacaaatggtatagagataaatagtcctataaatactatatgaactacaacctaaaaacctcttaccttggaatattgaagtctcatgttaaaaggaaccacaagctttcatatgttcatatgttctgagcaaggaatttaaacgttagccttcttacatggcacatattgcacttttactttcttctccaacactttgtttttgcattatttaaaccaaattgaacacgtttcattatttatttgaggctaaattgattttgatatattatattaagttaaaataagttaattcagtattgttgtaattgtcattattacatacatttgaaaaaattggCAGATTtgaatcggtatcggctttttttggtcctctaaTTATCGGAATCAGCGTtgaaaaaaatcataattggtcgacctctagtctgtatCAACCGGACGGCGGCAGAGCAACGCTGTGGGTCAGAGATGTCAATACAGAAACACAGGAAGGGAAATGATCAGTGTGTTTGACCACCTCGGGGTTCTCCACTACGCTCCAATTAAAATGGGGTTGGATAATGGCCTGTAATGAGTAGCTCTTTACAATTTGACTTTTCTTTCTCAGTATGTCCGTCAGTGTAATCCCATGTAATcccatgaaaaaaatatatttaaaaaataccagGCAATCAACATTATGATCATTGTTGGCTTGAAATTCCCCTGCAGATTCGGAACACATCGCTCTTATCGCATAATTGCAATTAGTTCCATTATAGGCTTTGACTGGTTTGGTAAATGTGTTTTCTCTCTCAGGTGCTGGTGAGTCGGGGAAGAGCACAATAGTCAAGCAGATGAAGTGAGTATGTTCCTTCCATTCTTCCAGATGCCATATCTGCCACACCATCAAAACAAACCATTGTTTTTGCCCTTCTGTGTGGACAGTTCTCAGAAATGAGTCATTGTTATTGTCCTAGTGCCCCATTCAATTCAGATGCTGTAAACATTGTTACCTGGATAGTGTTATCAATGTTCAGGTTTTTTTCTCCTGTCATTTTATGATGGAAAGGTTGCCATGGGGTTTGGGGTTATTGGTCTACTATTTTTCTGTGTTATTTTTTTGCTGTTAATAAAAATGAACATGTTCTCACAAACAGAAAGTGTTGCTCCATGTTTCTCCTTGTGACTGACTCTTGTTGCTCAATGTTCCTcatggtgactgactgactgtgtcgtTCCTcatggtgactgactgactgtgtcgtTCCTCATGGTGACTGACTGTAGTTGTGTTGCTCCGTGTTCCTCGTGGTGGATGACTGTAGTTGTGTTGCTCCGTGTTCCTCGTGGTGGATGACTGTAGTTGTGTTGCTCCGTGTTCCTCGTGGTGGATGACTGTAGTTGTGTTGCTCCGTGTTCCTCGTGGTGGTTGACTGTAGTTGTGTTGCTCCGTGTTCCTCGTGGTGGTTGACTAGTTGTGTTGCTCCGTGTTCCTCGTGGTGGTTGACTGTATTTGTGTTGCTCCGTGTTCCTCGTGGTGGTTGACTGTATTTGTGTTGCTCCGTGTTCCTCGTGGTGGTTGACTGTATTTGTGTTGCTCCGTGTTCCTCGTGGTGGTTGACTGTAGTTGTGTTGCTCCGTGTTCCTCGTGGTGGTTGACTGTATTTGTGTTGCTCCGTGTTCCTCGTGGTGGTTGACTGTATTTGTGTTGCTCCGTGTTCCTCGTGGTGGTTGACTGTAGTTGTGTTGCTCCGTGTTCCACGTGGTGGTTGACTGTAGTTGTGTTGCTCCGTGTTCCTCGTGGTGGATGACTAGTTGTGTTGCTCCGTGTTCCTCGTGGTGGATGACTGTAGTTGTGTTGCTCCGTGTTCCTCGTGGTGGTTGACTGTAGTTGTGTTGCTCCGTGTTCCTCGTGGTGGTTGACTAGTTGTGTTGCTCCGTGTTCCTCGTGGTGGTTGACTGTAGTTGTGTTGCTCCGTGTTCCTCGTGGTGGTTGACTGTATTTGTGTTGCTCCGTGTTCCTCGTGGTGGTTGACTGTATTTGTGTTGCTCCGTGTTCCTCGTGGTGGTTGACTGTATTTGTGTTGCTCCGTGTTCCTCGTGGTGGTTGACTGTAGTTGTGTTGCTCCGTGTTCCTCGTGGTGGTTGACTGTAGTTGTGTTGCTCCGTGTTCCTCGTGGTGGTTGACTGTAGTTGTGTTGCTCCGTGTTCCTCGTGGTGGTTGACTGTAGTTGTGTTGCTCCGTGTTCCTCGTGGTGGTTGACTGTAGTTGTGTTGCTCCGTGTTCCTCGTGGTGGTTGACTAGTTGTGTTGCTCCGTGTTCCTCGTGGTGGTTGACTGTAGTTGTGTTGCTCCGTGTTCCTCGTGGTGGTTGACTGTAGTTGTGTTGCTCCGTGTTCCTCGTGGTGGTTGACTGTAGTTGTGTTGCTCCGTGTTCCTCGTGGTGGTTGACTGTATTTGTGTTGCTCCGTGTTCCTCGTGGTGGTTGACTGTATTTGTGTTGCTCCGTGTTCCTCGTGGTGGTTGACTGTATTTGTGTTGCTCCGTGTTCCTCGTGGTGGTTGACTGTATTTGTGTTGCTCCGTGTTCCTCGTGGTGGTTGACTGTAGTTGTGTTGCTCCGTGTTCCTCGtggtgactcactgactgactgtagTTGTGTTGCTCCGTGTTCCTCGtggtgactcactgactgactgtagTTGTGTTGCTCCGTGTTCCTCGTGGTGACTCACTGACTGTAGTTGTGTTCTTCATGGTGGTTGACTGTAGTTGTGTCCTCCGTCCCATGTGTCAGGATCATCCACGAGGCAGGCTACTCAGAGGAGGAGTGTAAACAGTACAGGGCTGTGGTCTACagcaacaccatccagtccatcaTCGCTGTCATCAGAGCCATGGGACGACTCAAGATCGACTTTGGAGACGCCGCCAGAGCCGTGAGTGGGCtagacatgatgatgatgatgatggattgCATTTATCAAAGCCTTCTGACTAAAATTATAAACACACCCAATCACATGCCCAACACTGATGATGCCATGGCAGTATTATTAATGCTATTGATGGTTATGATGGTAGGAATGATTTTCACAGTGGAACTGATGGTGACGATTTGATGGTAATAGTGATGGTTGTGCTGACGGACTGCTCTCTCACAGGATGATGCGAGACAGCTGTTTGTGCTGGCGGGGTCAGCAGAGGAAGGCTTCATGACGGCGGAGCTGGCTGGGGTCATCAAACGCCTGTGGAAGGACGGAGGGGTACAGGCCTGCTTCAGCCGCTCACGAGAGTACCAGCTCAATGACTCTGCAGCATagtgggtcacacacacacaccaccttgtCCTGCTCACACAGTCTGCTCAGCTTGGTCTGACACACACAGCTCCTGCAGTTTCTCTTCCTCCCTAATTCTCATTCCTCTGCAATAACCAAAGGCCTTGAGCAGTCCATTTATTACAGATGCCCGCCCACTCTCTGGCAGACATGTATATCTCTACTGCCTACAGTCCAGTCTGCTTGGTGTTTCAATCTTGAGTGAGACTGTCAATATTTGTTTTGTGTGGGGGAGTCACCCCTGTAGTAGGACTGTAACACACAGGTTGCAGCATGTCTGCTGATTCCTTAACCTTAGCATTTATCTCATGTAGCTGTCTAACAGCAGATTGGCCAGGGCTGTTGTGTTTACCAAACCCTGGTAGCAAAACACCACAGACAGCAGAGCTAGAAAACATGTCCAAATCCCTTTGTCAGTGGGCAGCGTTTGAGCTCAACTCCCTCGGTTCAGGTTTTTTTTCTGAAGTGGTTGTTCTTTTTTCGTCCGCATTGTGCCACAGCCTTTCCATTAGCCAATGTAGTCACCAGAGGGGCGGCCCCTGCGGTGTCATGAGAAACCCCTCCACCTAGTTTTGGAACGGAACAGACGTCATCGATTGGCTCTCTGGCCTCAAGTGCCGTAGCTGCTGGCTATTTCCAAATCAATACCCAGAATCCTTTTGGGcaggactaacacacacacacacacacacccacagaccaGCGTCACGTAGCCTGCCGACCGGCCTCCACAGCGAGGCTGCTGACCCCGATCTCTGCTGTTTGTTTGGGTTAAAACACCTGTGCTGAGTAGTGTGTAATTACTGCTGCCATAATCTTTTGGAAGAGTAATACAGGGTAGAGTTTTTGATGTGGGGGGGTTCTACTGTAGATTTACTGTTGAGGAGGGGGCAGGTGTGTGCGACAAGTCCAGAACTGAGCCCTATGTGGACTATTTTTGGAAAGATTGGCTTATAGGGACCATTCTGGGGGGCACTGATAGTGTGGAAGAGAGTTGTAAAAATGTCACTTGTTTTAACCAGTTCAAGATATAGAAGCAGACATGGTTCATGGCCAAACAAGATTTGTTTATTATTTGAATAGCTTATTGTCCTATTGTTCCATTGATGTATGTGAATTGGATGCATTGACTCCCATCTAaagtttttctctctccccctccccccattcTCCAGTTACTTAAACGATTTGGACAGGATATCCCAAGCCACCTATATCCCGACCCAGCAGGATGTCCTGAGGACCAGAGTCAAAACCACAGGCATTGTGGAGACACATTTCACCTTCAAGGACCTCCACTTCAAGTGAGCACTTCCTCCAAATCCCTTTTTAAGTGTAGTCATATTCCCTACTTTAAACAGGATAACTCAATCTACTTCCCTACTGTGCCTATTGAATCTCTCAAACCCATAGAAATGTCCTTAGTCCAGTGGTTTCATTGTGACTGGATGACAGAGCTGACCATACGACATCAGCAGTGAATCATATATGTTCTAGAATTCCATTGGCTGATGCCAGAGAGGAAAGGGGAACGGTTGGCTCACTGATCCATACCCATATTTCCAGTGTTGTGGattagtgaactacatgtagttcaactagtaattgaACTGCATTTTactgtagcttggtggtagttctACTAAATTCAAATCTAGGTTGTTTTCTGTAGTTAACTGTCTTActatgtagtggtgtagctaactactggaactacagtTAGCTacaccatgtagcggtgtagctaactactggaactacacactacctcTTTAccgtgtagctaactactggaactacacaataCTTATTTACCATGTAGCtttgtagctaactactggaactacactacttctttaccatgtagtggtgtagctaactactggaactacacactacttctttaccatgtagtggtgtagctaactactggaactacacaataCTTATttaccatgtagtggtgtagctaactactggaactacacaatacttatttaccatgtagcggtgtagctaactactggaactacacactacttatttaccatgtagtggtgtagctaactactggaactacacactacttatTTTGCAAAAAGAAAAAATAATACCTGCCTAATTGTCACTTGAAACAGTTTTTTTGTGTTAAATAGGCTAAATTACATATTAAAAGTAACTTTAGTTAAGAAAATTATATTTTCCTTAATTGAAGCATTAGTGTAGCTTTACTTCtttcagtgtgaagtaattggtagcttggtaaactatattttcagagtagcttccccaacaccgCATATTTAGTTGTTTGTTCACATCTGTCCCCCACTCCACGTCCAATCGGATAGCAAGCCCTTTAAAAATGCTCTTCCTCAACAGTTTGTTCAGCCAAGCCACTCAGTGCAACTCAGCAGAGAGAACTATGTGGAGCCATTCCAATGCAAACCATATCTAAGTACAGTAGAGCCCCACAGCCGTCTGTGTGCCAATGGGTGGAAATTGGCTCACAAAGCGGGTGACATTATTAGGGCTTGTTCCCTTGGGTTGCGTTAATGTGTTATACAGCTCAAAGTGCAAATTGTTAAGGGTATAAacaagaatgttatttaaaatacAAAAACCTTACATTTAACAAAGTTTATACATTTATACCCCACAAAAAAATATTAAACAATTATACCCTCCCTTCTAaatattttattctgtgttgagcaTTTCTACTGTGTACCATCTCTCCACAACACAGAAAAGCctccaaaaaaataaaaatgcatgTATTCTCTGTCATTTCCATCTGGTGACCTGTTTAACCATCTAACACTTAAACCTATGTTTTCCCTAGTGGCCAATGGCCAATAAAGTTGTTTGTCTTGTGTGCGACGTGCATGGAAACATGCTCCGTTTACATTGTCTGGTGCATtatcctccacttcctcctcagGATGTTTGATgttggaggtcagaggtcagagaggaagaagtggaTCCACTGCTTCGAGGGTGTCACTGCCATCATCTTCTGTGTGGCGCTCAGCGACTATGACCTGGTGCTGGCtgaggatgaggagatggtgaGTTCCTGTCCAACCAATGGACATGAAATAAgtgtacatgtacagtaccagtcaaaagtttggaaacacctactcattcaagggtttctttatttttactattttctacattgtagaataccagtgaagacatcataactatggaatcat
Above is a genomic segment from Oncorhynchus kisutch isolate 150728-3 linkage group LG19, Okis_V2, whole genome shotgun sequence containing:
- the LOC109879463 gene encoding guanine nucleotide-binding protein G(i) subunit alpha-1 isoform X1, translated to MGCTLSTDDKAAVERSKMIDRNLRDDGEKAAREVKLLLLGAGESGKSTIVKQMKIIHEAGYSEEECKQYRAVVYSNTIQSIIAVIRAMGRLKIDFGDAARADDARQLFVLAGSAEEGFMTAELAGVIKRLWKDGGVQACFSRSREYQLNDSAAYYLNDLDRISQATYIPTQQDVLRTRVKTTGIVETHFTFKDLHFKMFDVGGQRSERKKWIHCFEGVTAIIFCVALSDYDLVLAEDEEMNRMHESMKLFDSICNNKWFTDTSIILFLNKKDLFEEKIKKSPLTICYPEYAGSNTYEEAAAYIQCQFEDLNKRKDTKEIYTHFTCATDTKNVQFVFDAVTDVIIKNNLKDCGLF
- the LOC109879463 gene encoding guanine nucleotide-binding protein G(i) subunit alpha-1 isoform X2: MKIIHEAGYSEEECKQYRAVVYSNTIQSIIAVIRAMGRLKIDFGDAARADDARQLFVLAGSAEEGFMTAELAGVIKRLWKDGGVQACFSRSREYQLNDSAAYYLNDLDRISQATYIPTQQDVLRTRVKTTGIVETHFTFKDLHFKMFDVGGQRSERKKWIHCFEGVTAIIFCVALSDYDLVLAEDEEMNRMHESMKLFDSICNNKWFTDTSIILFLNKKDLFEEKIKKSPLTICYPEYAGSNTYEEAAAYIQCQFEDLNKRKDTKEIYTHFTCATDTKNVQFVFDAVTDVIIKNNLKDCGLF